In one Sulfitobacter sp. LCG007 genomic region, the following are encoded:
- a CDS encoding C45 family autoproteolytic acyltransferase/hydolase: MYWRALSEDTPGPVWAGLFAEYWPHYRRWWLSEGEAARPTYLQSRAALRTHMPEMLPLWEELCELAGGGDQAARFLSFYGPPAYLAGCSQAIWTGREPVMVRNYDYNPNAFDSLVLRTKWQGRRVMGTSDGLCGLVDGVNDRGLAISLTFGGRRVVGTGFGVPLILRYVLQTCGTAEEAGEVLARVPTHMSYNVTVLDAKRNYLTAMLGPDRPAVITHAAVATNHQENAEWVSHARFTATVERERYLLQRLTLHRDTEERFIGAFLKPPLYSTAFDVGFGTLYTAIYRPRKKQMELRWPGAVWPLSLTHFEEGARQVRLPGAA, from the coding sequence ATGTACTGGCGTGCCCTGAGCGAAGACACACCCGGTCCGGTCTGGGCCGGGCTTTTCGCCGAGTACTGGCCGCACTACCGCCGCTGGTGGCTGAGCGAGGGGGAAGCCGCGCGTCCGACCTACCTTCAGTCACGCGCGGCGCTCAGGACGCACATGCCCGAGATGCTGCCGCTTTGGGAGGAGCTCTGCGAACTGGCGGGCGGGGGTGATCAGGCAGCGCGATTCCTCAGCTTCTACGGCCCGCCCGCCTATCTCGCCGGGTGCAGCCAGGCGATCTGGACCGGGCGCGAACCGGTCATGGTGCGCAACTACGACTACAACCCCAACGCCTTCGACAGCCTTGTGCTGCGTACGAAATGGCAGGGCCGGCGGGTAATGGGTACCTCGGATGGACTTTGCGGGCTGGTGGATGGCGTGAACGACCGCGGCCTTGCCATATCGCTCACCTTCGGCGGGCGCCGCGTCGTGGGCACGGGCTTCGGCGTCCCGCTGATCCTGCGCTATGTGCTCCAGACCTGCGGCACGGCCGAAGAGGCGGGCGAAGTGCTGGCGCGGGTGCCGACGCATATGAGCTACAATGTCACCGTGCTCGACGCCAAGCGCAACTATCTGACAGCCATGCTCGGGCCGGACCGCCCCGCGGTCATCACCCATGCCGCTGTCGCCACCAATCATCAGGAAAACGCCGAATGGGTCAGCCACGCGCGCTTCACCGCAACGGTCGAACGCGAGCGCTACCTGCTGCAGCGCCTGACGCTTCATCGAGATACCGAGGAGCGCTTTATCGGCGCCTTCCTCAAGCCACCGCTCTATTCCACGGCCTTCGATGTGGGCTTCGGCACGCTTTATACCGCCATCTACCGCCCCCGGAAAAAGCAGATGGAGCTGCGCTGGCCCGGCGCGGTCTGGCCGCTGTCGCTGACCCATTTCGAGGAAGGCGCGCGGCAGGTCCGGCTGCCCGGTGCGGCCTGA
- a CDS encoding biotin carboxylase: MVGTVLKNISEIRRYFHRNEDPIYFISATNFNLLGLDEWVKNFKYICYIDCYGGKHPNVFCPSEQPHAEFQSIEDINNYLLQHKEVIDFIKRRGGKPKFVFLMFDEETERLSKELGAEVWFPKAKLRTSMDNKIETVRIGNKAGVPSVPNVLAEVKSYDDLKKTCEKAGIGHDLVLQSAFGDSGHTTFFIKSEADFRRHEHEIVGEGEIKIMKRIDCRGSAIEACATSQGTIVGPLMTELVGFKELTPYRGGWCGNEILSTAFPQKVRNQARDLTFKFGEQLRKEGYRGYFELDFLIDKKTGDLWLGELNPRITGASSMTNHAAFAHADAPLFLFHLLEFSRKKFNLDVDELNARWADPDNIDSWSQMVIKHTEDSVDICTASPETGIYKMLEDGRVVFDRFDYHRRAVESENEAFFLRILGPGDYRYEGADIGILVTRGRSMTKGFSLNERAKKWIHGIKQGVEGKPLPTASAGPELAEPAFKIL; this comes from the coding sequence ATGGTTGGAACGGTCCTGAAGAACATCTCGGAGATCCGCCGATACTTCCACCGGAACGAAGACCCGATCTATTTCATCTCGGCCACGAACTTCAATCTGCTCGGGCTCGACGAGTGGGTGAAGAACTTCAAGTATATCTGCTACATCGACTGTTACGGGGGCAAGCATCCCAACGTGTTCTGTCCTTCCGAGCAGCCGCATGCGGAATTCCAGTCGATCGAGGACATCAACAACTACCTGCTGCAGCACAAGGAAGTCATCGACTTCATCAAGCGCCGCGGCGGCAAGCCCAAGTTCGTCTTCCTGATGTTCGACGAGGAAACCGAACGGCTGAGCAAGGAACTCGGCGCCGAGGTCTGGTTCCCCAAGGCCAAGCTGCGCACCTCGATGGACAACAAGATCGAGACGGTCCGTATCGGCAACAAGGCGGGCGTGCCGTCGGTGCCCAACGTGCTGGCCGAGGTCAAGAGCTACGACGACCTGAAGAAGACCTGCGAGAAGGCGGGCATCGGGCATGACCTTGTCCTGCAATCGGCCTTCGGCGACAGCGGACACACGACCTTCTTCATCAAGTCCGAGGCCGATTTCCGCCGCCACGAGCACGAGATCGTCGGCGAGGGCGAGATCAAGATCATGAAGCGCATCGACTGCCGGGGCTCGGCGATCGAGGCCTGCGCCACGTCACAGGGGACCATCGTCGGCCCACTGATGACCGAACTCGTGGGCTTCAAGGAGCTGACGCCCTACCGGGGCGGCTGGTGCGGCAACGAGATCCTGTCGACCGCCTTTCCGCAGAAGGTACGCAATCAGGCGCGGGACCTGACGTTCAAGTTCGGCGAACAGCTTCGCAAGGAAGGCTACCGGGGTTATTTCGAACTCGATTTTCTGATCGACAAGAAAACCGGGGACCTCTGGCTGGGCGAGCTGAACCCGCGCATCACAGGTGCCTCCTCGATGACCAACCACGCGGCCTTCGCCCATGCGGACGCGCCGCTCTTCCTGTTCCACCTGCTCGAATTCTCGCGCAAGAAGTTCAACCTCGACGTGGATGAGCTGAATGCGCGCTGGGCCGATCCGGACAATATCGACAGTTGGTCGCAGATGGTCATCAAGCATACCGAAGACAGCGTCGATATCTGCACCGCCTCGCCCGAGACGGGGATCTACAAGATGCTCGAGGACGGGCGGGTGGTCTTCGACCGCTTCGACTATCACCGCCGCGCGGTGGAAAGCGAGAACGAGGCCTTTTTCCTGCGCATCCTCGGGCCGGGTGACTACCGCTACGAAGGGGCGGATATCGGCATCCTCGTGACGCGCGGGCGGTCGATGACCAAGGGCTTCTCGCTGAACGAACGGGCGAAGAAGTGGATCCACGGCATCAAGCAGGGCGTCGAGGGCAAACCGCTGCCGACGGCGTCTGCAGGACCGGAGCTGGCCGAGCCGGCCTTCAAGATCCTCTGA
- a CDS encoding aminotransferase class I/II-fold pyridoxal phosphate-dependent enzyme produces the protein MHAIQDYSSAIQLRSDRWAALREATVSLTRSPSQREEARLKKTVAELFDSLSVIEPYWAFPGMPAFDQMRRRFDHGNWDDLAFATSRVTRALTTGAYRRRQVPLEREFGEQEDHDDEAILPPEARALAKPYFEVLVVDNVNEHQERWLKANMTQMRRPEDQFIYEAVVVPSLEDALVAVLLNHNIQAIVVRPGLALKSKVDQDILDRYLNRAGGQAQIEQMRPEDYGPELCRLIARVRPELDAYLVTERSVEDIAGLDLGICRRVFYNQEDFMELHLNILRGVQARNKTPFFTALVEYSKQPTGVFHAMPISRGKSITRSHWIQDMGAFYGPNIFLAETSATSGGLDSLLEPHGPIKEAQELASRAFGSKQTFFATNGTSTCNKIVVQALVRPGDIVLVDRDCHKSHHYGMVLAGAQVRYLDSYPLNEYSMYGAVPLKEIKHQLLKLKAEGKLDRVRMLLLTNCTFDGLVYNVERVMEECLAIKPDLIFLWDEAWFAFARFNPTYRQRTAMNAANNLRFRLRTQAHADAHAKQQEKLKDADEATLLRTRLIPSPKARVRAYATQSTHKTLTSLRQGSMIHVNDQDFKGEVEQSFHEAYMTHTSTSPNYQIIASLDVGRRQVELEGFEFVQRQIEAAMSMRRAISTHPLLQRYFKVLAAGDMIPEEYRQSGVTSYYDAEQGWTDMWDCWEQDDFVLDATRVTLAVGGTGWDGDTFKTQILMDKYGIQINKTSRNTVLFMTNIGTTRSSVAYLIEVLVEIAKSLDDRLDDASKMERLAFDRRVKNLMEDLPPLPDFSRFHEAFLMDGETGEGDIRTAFFLAYDEKNCDYLDLDGSLKKALKAGETVVSSSFIIPYPPGFPILVPGQVISAEILEFMLALDVSEIHGYRPDLGLRVFTAEALQKLVDAKPKMKKLAHVAE, from the coding sequence ATGCATGCGATCCAGGACTATTCCTCGGCCATCCAGTTGCGCTCGGATCGCTGGGCCGCATTGCGCGAAGCGACCGTTTCGCTCACGCGCAGTCCGAGCCAGCGCGAGGAAGCGCGCCTCAAAAAGACGGTGGCCGAGCTTTTCGACTCACTCTCGGTGATCGAACCCTACTGGGCTTTCCCAGGCATGCCCGCCTTCGACCAGATGCGCCGCCGGTTCGACCACGGCAACTGGGACGACCTGGCCTTTGCCACCAGCCGCGTGACCCGCGCCCTGACCACCGGGGCCTACCGCCGCCGGCAAGTGCCGCTGGAACGGGAGTTCGGCGAGCAGGAGGACCACGACGACGAGGCGATCCTGCCGCCCGAGGCCCGCGCGCTCGCCAAGCCCTATTTCGAGGTGCTGGTCGTCGACAACGTCAACGAGCATCAGGAACGCTGGCTCAAGGCGAACATGACACAGATGCGCAGGCCCGAGGACCAGTTCATCTACGAGGCGGTCGTTGTGCCCTCGCTGGAAGACGCGCTTGTGGCGGTACTGCTGAACCATAATATCCAGGCCATCGTTGTGCGGCCCGGCCTCGCGCTGAAATCCAAGGTCGATCAGGACATTCTCGACCGATACCTGAACCGCGCCGGCGGGCAGGCCCAGATCGAGCAGATGCGCCCCGAGGATTACGGCCCCGAGCTTTGCCGCCTGATCGCCCGCGTCCGGCCGGAACTTGACGCCTATCTCGTCACCGAACGCTCGGTAGAGGATATCGCCGGCCTCGATCTCGGCATCTGCCGGCGGGTCTTCTACAACCAGGAAGACTTCATGGAGCTGCACCTGAACATCCTGCGGGGCGTGCAGGCGCGCAACAAGACTCCCTTCTTCACGGCGCTGGTCGAGTACTCCAAGCAACCGACCGGGGTCTTCCACGCCATGCCGATCAGCCGCGGGAAATCGATCACCCGCTCGCACTGGATCCAGGACATGGGGGCCTTCTACGGTCCCAACATCTTCCTGGCCGAGACCTCGGCGACGTCAGGGGGGCTCGATTCCCTGCTCGAGCCGCACGGGCCGATCAAGGAGGCGCAGGAACTGGCGTCTCGCGCCTTCGGCTCGAAGCAGACCTTCTTCGCCACCAACGGCACCTCTACCTGCAACAAGATCGTCGTGCAGGCGCTGGTCCGGCCCGGCGACATCGTGCTCGTGGACCGCGATTGCCACAAATCGCACCACTACGGCATGGTGCTGGCCGGGGCACAGGTGCGCTATCTCGACAGCTATCCGCTCAACGAATACTCAATGTACGGCGCGGTGCCGCTGAAGGAGATCAAGCACCAGCTGCTGAAGCTGAAGGCCGAGGGCAAGCTGGACCGGGTGCGGATGCTGTTGCTGACGAACTGCACCTTCGACGGGCTGGTCTACAACGTGGAACGGGTGATGGAGGAATGTCTCGCCATCAAGCCCGACCTGATCTTCCTCTGGGACGAGGCCTGGTTCGCCTTCGCCCGGTTCAACCCGACCTACCGTCAGCGCACCGCGATGAACGCGGCCAACAACCTGCGCTTCCGACTGCGCACCCAAGCGCACGCGGACGCCCACGCGAAGCAGCAGGAGAAACTGAAGGACGCTGACGAGGCGACGCTGCTCAGGACTCGGCTGATCCCGTCGCCCAAGGCGCGCGTCCGGGCCTACGCGACGCAATCGACGCACAAGACGCTGACCTCGCTGCGGCAGGGCTCGATGATCCATGTCAACGACCAGGACTTCAAGGGCGAGGTCGAACAGAGCTTCCACGAAGCCTACATGACCCATACCTCGACCTCGCCGAACTACCAGATCATCGCCTCTCTCGACGTGGGACGCCGGCAGGTGGAACTCGAAGGGTTCGAATTCGTGCAGCGCCAGATCGAGGCCGCGATGTCGATGCGCCGGGCGATCAGCACCCATCCCCTGCTGCAACGCTATTTCAAGGTGCTGGCCGCGGGGGACATGATCCCCGAGGAATACCGCCAGAGCGGCGTGACCAGCTACTACGACGCCGAGCAGGGCTGGACCGACATGTGGGATTGCTGGGAGCAGGACGATTTCGTGCTCGACGCCACCCGCGTGACGCTCGCCGTGGGCGGCACGGGCTGGGACGGGGATACGTTCAAGACCCAGATCCTGATGGACAAGTACGGCATCCAGATCAACAAGACCTCGCGCAACACGGTCCTCTTCATGACCAATATCGGCACCACGCGCAGCTCGGTCGCCTATCTGATCGAAGTGCTGGTCGAGATCGCAAAGTCGCTAGACGACCGGCTTGACGACGCCAGCAAGATGGAGCGCCTCGCCTTCGACCGCCGGGTGAAGAACCTGATGGAGGATCTTCCGCCGCTGCCCGACTTCAGCCGCTTCCACGAAGCCTTCCTGATGGACGGCGAGACGGGCGAGGGTGACATACGCACCGCCTTCTTCCTCGCCTACGACGAAAAGAACTGCGATTACCTCGACCTCGACGGATCGCTCAAGAAGGCCCTGAAGGCGGGCGAGACGGTGGTCTCGTCAAGCTTCATCATCCCCTATCCGCCGGGCTTCCCGATCCTCGTGCCGGGGCAGGTGATATCGGCGGAGATCCTCGAGTTCATGCTGGCCCTCGATGTCAGCGAGATCCACGGCTACCGGCCCGACCTCGGCCTGCGCGTGTTCACCGCCGAGGCGCTGCAAAAGCTCGTCGACGCCAAACCCAAAATGAAAAAACTCGCCCACGTGGCGGAATAA
- a CDS encoding carbon-nitrogen hydrolase family protein, whose amino-acid sequence MTPFAIAGVQMYVNALQPNVDGMIQRLDVLMARFPWTQMVLFSELAPFGPLEKFSLAPQNETLDRFCEAARKHNVWLIPGSMFLTDPQTGEVFNTSVVIDPAGQIVRRYAKMFPFRPYEAGISAGTEFCVFDVPDVGRFGLSICYDIWFPETTRQLTAQGVEVLLHPVLTGTTDRDAELAIARATAAQFQCYVIDVNGLGAGGVGRSCVVDPTSMVLHQSGGQEDMFPIEVDMDMVRRQRETGLKGLGQVLKSFRDRSVDFSVYDRASGTDDYLKTLGPLEIPLQGTRAGLSVEVPAQTLRQAPSYKGMGLDTVSGQNPHHDTHRFGGQAAHNTGIPPVATKTSSG is encoded by the coding sequence ATGACCCCTTTTGCGATTGCAGGCGTCCAGATGTACGTCAACGCGCTTCAGCCCAATGTCGACGGGATGATCCAGCGTCTCGACGTGCTGATGGCGCGGTTTCCCTGGACACAGATGGTTCTGTTTTCGGAACTGGCGCCCTTCGGCCCGCTCGAGAAATTCTCGCTGGCGCCGCAGAACGAGACGCTCGACAGGTTCTGCGAGGCGGCACGCAAGCACAATGTCTGGCTGATTCCCGGTTCGATGTTTCTTACCGACCCGCAGACCGGAGAGGTCTTCAACACCTCCGTCGTGATCGACCCGGCAGGCCAGATCGTCCGCCGCTACGCCAAGATGTTCCCCTTCCGGCCCTATGAGGCGGGTATTTCCGCGGGAACCGAATTCTGCGTCTTCGATGTGCCGGACGTGGGCCGTTTCGGCCTGTCGATCTGCTACGATATCTGGTTCCCCGAGACCACGCGCCAGCTTACCGCGCAGGGGGTCGAGGTGCTGCTGCATCCGGTGCTGACGGGCACCACCGACCGCGACGCCGAGCTGGCCATCGCGCGGGCCACGGCGGCACAGTTCCAGTGCTATGTCATCGACGTGAACGGCCTGGGGGCCGGCGGCGTGGGACGCTCCTGCGTGGTCGATCCGACCTCGATGGTGCTACACCAGTCGGGCGGACAGGAGGACATGTTCCCGATCGAGGTCGACATGGACATGGTGCGCCGTCAGCGCGAAACCGGGTTGAAGGGACTGGGCCAGGTCCTCAAGAGCTTCCGCGACCGCTCTGTCGATTTCTCGGTCTACGACCGCGCCAGCGGAACGGACGATTATCTGAAGACCCTCGGACCGCTGGAGATTCCGCTTCAGGGCACCCGCGCCGGACTTTCCGTCGAGGTTCCTGCGCAGACCCTGCGCCAGGCGCCGAGCTACAAGGGCATGGGACTCGATACCGTATCGGGCCAGAATCCGCATCACGACACGCACCGCTTCGGCGGGCAGGCTGCGCACAACACCGGGATACCACCGGTGGCGACAAAAACGTCAAGCGGGTAG